From the genome of Mustela lutreola isolate mMusLut2 chromosome 16, mMusLut2.pri, whole genome shotgun sequence, one region includes:
- the GNG8 gene encoding guanine nucleotide-binding protein G(I)/G(S)/G(O) subunit gamma-8 — protein sequence MSNNMAKIAEARKTVEQLKLEVNIDRMKVSQAAAELLAFCETHAKDDPLVTPVPAAENPFRDKRLFCVLL from the exons ATGTCCAACAACATGGCCAAGATCGCGGAGGCCCGCAAGACGGTGGAACAGCTGAAGCTGGAGGTGAACATCGACCGCATGAAG GTGTCGCAGGCGGCGGCCGAACTCCTCGCCTTCTGCGAGACGCACGCCAAGGACGACCCGCTGGTGACGCCGGTACCCGCTGCGGAGAACCCCTTCCGCGACAAGCGCCTGTTCTGCGTTCTGCTCTGA
- the DACT3 gene encoding dapper homolog 3, giving the protein MIRAFSFPVSPERGRLRGWLEGSLAGLCELHWLRERQEYRVQQALRLAQPGMGGAEAEDEEDADEDEDAAAARRAAAALEEQLEALPGLIWDLGQQLGDLSLESGGLEQESGRSSGFYEDPSSTGGPDSPPSTFCGDSGFSGSGSYGRLGPSEPRGIYASERPKSLGDASPSAPEAMSARAAVPRSYSAPYPTAAGSAGPEACSSAERRARAGPFLTPSPLHAVALRSPRPCGRPPADSPDASGAGRPLDGYISALLRRRRRRGAGQPRTSPGGADGGPRRQNSVRQRPPDVSPPPGGARPAPEPPVERAGGRPASPAALGRAWASQWESETAPEPPAPPAAPSPPDSPAEGRLVKAQYIPGAQAATRGLPGRAARRKAPPLTRGRSVEQSPPRERPRAAGRRGRMTEASGRRGSPRARKAARSQSETSLLGRAAAVPPGPPKYPTAEREEPRPPRPRRGPAPTLAAQAAGSCRRWRSTAEIDVADGRRGRPRAPAARGPVPGPSPSAPQRRLLYGCAGSDSECSAGRLGPLGRRGPAGVVGGGYGESESSASEGESPAFSSASSDSDGSGGLVWPQQLVAATAASGAGGGAGGGAPAGPAKVFVKIKASHALKKKILRFRSGSLKVMTTV; this is encoded by the exons ATGATCCGGGCCTTCTCGTTCCCGGTGAGCCCCGAGCGGGGCCGGCTGCGGGGCTGGCTGGAGGGCAGCCTGGCCGGGCTCTGCGAGTTGCACTGGCTCCGGGAGAGGCAGGAGTACCGCGTGCAGCAAGCGCTGCGGCTGGCCCAGCCCGGAATGGGGGGCGCCGAGGCCGAGGACGAGGAGGACGCCGATGAGGACGAAGATGCGGCGGCAGCGCGCCGGGCCGCAGCGGCCCTGGAGGAGCAGCTG GAGGCCTTGCCTGGGCTCATCTGGGACCTGGGCCAGCAGCTGGGAGACCTGAGCCTGGAGTCTGGGGGCCTGGAACAGGAAAGCGGGCGCAGCTCAG GCTTCTATGAAGACCCCAGCTCCACGGGAGGTCCAGACTCACCCCCCTCTACCTTCTGTGGGGACAGTGGCTTCTCTGGATCTGGCTCCTATGGACGCCTGGGTCCCTCTGAACCCCGAGGCATCTACGCCAGCGAGAGGCCCAAGTCCCTAG GAGACGCCAGTCCCAGCGCTCCGGAGGCGATGAGCGCTCGGGCAGCCGTGCCGCGATCATACTCGGCGCCCTACCCGACGGCAGCGGGCTCTGCAGGCCCCGAGGCCTGCTCCTCCGCGGAGCGGCGGGCGCGCGCCGGGCCCTTCCTGACGCCCAGTCCATTGCACGCCGTGGCACTGCGCAGCCCGCGGCCCTGCGGCCGGCCTCCCGCAGACTCGCCGGACGcctcgggggcggggcggcccctGGACGGCTACATCTCGGCGCTCCTGCGCAGGCGCCGCCGCCGGGGGGCGGGCCAGCCCCGGACCAGTCCCGGGGGCGCGGACGGGGGCCCGCGGCGCCAGAACAGCGTGCGCCAGAGGCCGCCGGACGTGTCCCCGCCCCCCGGAGGCGCGCGGCCCGCGCCCGAGCCCCCGGTGGAGCGCGCGGGAGGTCGTCCCGCCAGCCCGGCCGCCCTAGGCCGCGCCTGGGCCTCGCAGTGGGAGTCGGAGACGGCGCCCGAGCCCCCCGCGCCGCCCGCCGCTCCCTCGCCCCCCGACAGCCCGGCCGAGGGGCGCCTGGTGAAGGCACAGTACATCCCGGGCGCGCAGGCCGCCACCCGTGGCCTCCCTGGCCGGGCGGCCCGCCGCAAAGCGCCCCCACTAACCCGCGGCCGCAGCGTGGAGCAGTCCCCACCCCGGGAGCGTCCCCGGGCCGCCGGCCGCCGCGGACGCATGACGGAGGCCTCGGGCCGCCGGGGCTCGCCCAGGGCTCGCAAGGCCGCGCGCTCCCAGTCCGAGACCAGCCTGTTGGGCCGCGCGGCCGCGGTTCCTCCCGGGCCCCCCAAGTACCCCACGGCCGAACGGGAAGAGCCTCGGCCGCCGCGGCCCCGCCGCGGCCCCGCGCCCACGCTTGCGGCCCAGGCTGCGGGGTCCTGCCGCCGTTGGCGCTCCACGGCCGAGATCGACGTTGCGGACGGGCGCCGCGGCCGTCCCCGAGCCCCCGCGGCCCGCGGCCCGGTGCCCGGCCCATCCCCGTCCGCTCCTCAGCGCCGTCTTCTCTATGGCTGCGCGGGCAGCGACTCGGAGTGCTCGGCCGGGCGCCTGGGGCCGCTTGGACGCCGGGGTCCCGCAGGTGTTGTGGGCGGCGGCTATGGGGAGAGTGAATCGAGCGCCAGCGAGGGGGAGTCGCCGGCCTTCAGCTCCGCATCCAGCGACTCAGACGGCAGCGGTGGTCTGGTGTGGCCGCAGCAGCTGGTGGCAGCCACCGCGGcctctggggcagggggtggtgcaGGTGGAGGGGCGCCTGCGGGCCCCGCCAAAGTCTTTGTGAAGATCAAGGCTTCCCACGCACTCAAGAAAAAGATACTGCGTTTCCGTTCGGGTTCTCTCAAGGTCATGACTACAGTGTGA